One region of Halomicrobium sp. LC1Hm genomic DNA includes:
- a CDS encoding type II toxin-antitoxin system VapC family toxin produces the protein MIVLDRDILAKLTELDQQIVQHLGQYREEEWTIPAIVAWESYKAQPSRSQMIETQNNLQSNFDRIINFTDDTALEAAYLGEKLQSQGVSLDAADLLNLATAHEEGATFVTHNSNDFDKGPVTQLTDVDVVHTE, from the coding sequence ATGATCGTTCTGGATCGCGATATCCTGGCAAAGCTCACCGAACTGGATCAACAGATCGTTCAGCATCTGGGTCAATACCGTGAGGAAGAGTGGACTATCCCCGCGATTGTCGCATGGGAATCGTACAAGGCGCAGCCGTCGAGAAGTCAGATGATCGAGACGCAGAACAATCTCCAGTCGAACTTCGACCGGATCATCAACTTTACCGACGACACAGCACTCGAAGCGGCGTACCTCGGTGAAAAGCTACAGTCTCAGGGTGTCTCTCTCGACGCCGCCGACCTGCTGAATCTGGCGACTGCCCACGAGGAAGGTGCCACGTTCGTCACCCACAACAGCAACGACTTCGACAAGGGGCCAGTTACACAACTCACTGATGTCGACGTTGTACACACCGAGTGA
- a CDS encoding L-aspartate oxidase has protein sequence MSNPDTADSDGTSVPEYERVDVSVLVVGAGAAGARTAIELAERGVDDVLVLGKRNHGDAHTTWARGGINGALGTHDPDDSWAIHAADTLNEGHFVNDPQKVETVTRQMPDRLKELDDWGMDFSRTDDGEIDQRFFGAQSFRRTAFAGDHTGESMLETLVDRARELSVPYRENVLITKLLSDGDECYGAVGFDMDSGEFVLVNAGTVVLAAGGYAAAYNRHTSRDDENNGDGPALAYDAGAELMDMAFVQFHPTGMAVDEDDPEWEPWSGRLVTEAVRGEGGHLYNTDGERFMERYSPDQMELDARDVVARAIAREIAEGRGTDNGGVSLDLSHRDRAFIRERLPRMYERFQELGVDMATEPVEVAPTAHYGMGGVAVDEHGETTVDGLFAIGETMAGVHGANRLGGNSLAETVAFGVVAGERIAERVDGAGHLPEAVVSDIAEPQFRDLATLAGRDGSHDVMDVFTELQDLLWEHAGILRTDASLRAGLDALDEVRRKAADMDVGPTTSSSFEFAIDIGFMLTAAEAVLRGALERTESRGAHYRTDETETDPDWQRNIYFERSDVGGMRTETRPVGTPSDAVQAALDEGHELDYHQLE, from the coding sequence GTGAGCAACCCAGACACTGCCGACAGCGACGGAACGTCTGTGCCCGAATACGAGCGAGTCGACGTCTCGGTACTCGTCGTCGGAGCGGGCGCTGCCGGCGCTCGTACGGCGATCGAACTCGCCGAGCGCGGCGTCGACGACGTACTGGTGCTGGGCAAACGAAATCACGGCGACGCCCACACGACGTGGGCTCGCGGCGGCATCAACGGCGCACTCGGGACCCACGATCCGGACGACTCGTGGGCGATCCACGCCGCCGACACCCTCAACGAGGGCCACTTCGTCAACGACCCACAGAAGGTCGAGACGGTGACCAGACAGATGCCCGACCGTCTCAAGGAACTCGACGACTGGGGGATGGACTTCTCTCGGACGGACGACGGCGAGATCGACCAGCGGTTCTTCGGTGCCCAGTCGTTCCGCCGGACGGCGTTCGCGGGCGATCACACCGGCGAGTCGATGCTGGAGACGCTCGTCGACCGGGCACGGGAGCTGTCGGTGCCGTACCGCGAGAACGTGCTGATCACCAAGCTGCTGTCGGACGGTGACGAGTGTTACGGTGCGGTCGGGTTCGACATGGACTCCGGCGAGTTCGTGCTCGTCAACGCGGGGACCGTCGTGCTCGCGGCCGGTGGCTACGCCGCGGCCTACAACCGCCACACGTCCCGCGACGACGAGAACAACGGCGACGGCCCGGCACTGGCCTACGACGCGGGTGCCGAACTCATGGACATGGCGTTCGTCCAGTTCCACCCGACGGGGATGGCGGTCGACGAAGACGATCCCGAGTGGGAGCCCTGGAGTGGGCGACTCGTCACCGAGGCGGTTCGCGGCGAGGGAGGACACCTCTACAACACCGACGGCGAGCGGTTCATGGAGCGGTACTCGCCCGACCAGATGGAGCTAGACGCCCGCGACGTCGTCGCCCGAGCGATCGCACGGGAGATCGCGGAGGGACGTGGCACCGACAACGGCGGCGTCTCCCTCGATCTCTCTCACAGAGACCGTGCGTTCATTCGAGAGCGTCTCCCCCGGATGTACGAGCGGTTCCAGGAACTGGGCGTCGACATGGCCACCGAGCCAGTCGAAGTCGCGCCGACGGCCCACTACGGCATGGGCGGGGTCGCCGTCGACGAGCACGGGGAGACGACCGTCGACGGACTGTTCGCGATCGGTGAGACGATGGCCGGCGTCCACGGTGCCAACCGGCTCGGTGGCAACTCGCTGGCAGAGACCGTCGCCTTCGGCGTCGTTGCGGGCGAACGGATCGCCGAGCGCGTCGACGGAGCGGGGCACCTGCCCGAGGCGGTCGTCTCCGACATCGCCGAGCCGCAGTTCCGCGACCTGGCGACACTGGCCGGTCGAGACGGCTCTCACGACGTGATGGACGTGTTCACCGAACTGCAGGACCTGCTGTGGGAACACGCCGGCATCCTGCGGACCGACGCGTCGTTGCGGGCGGGCCTCGACGCACTCGACGAGGTCCGCCGGAAGGCCGCCGACATGGACGTGGGGCCGACGACGAGTTCGTCCTTCGAGTTCGCGATCGACATCGGGTTCATGCTGACCGCCGCAGAGGCGGTCCTGCGTGGCGCACTCGAACGGACCGAGTCCCGGGGCGCACACTACCGGACCGACGAGACGGAGACGGACCCGGACTGGCAGCGCAACATCTACTTCGAACGCTCCGACGTCGGTGGCATGCGGACCGAGACGCGTCCGGTCGGCACGCCGAGCGACGCCGTCCAGGCGGCTCTCGACGAAGGGCACGAACTGGACTACCACCAGCTCGAATGA
- the arcS gene encoding archaeosine synthase subunit alpha, with the protein MTEYFEVHERDGAARLAELRLADPVTTPAVVDDHLADAGSLWPTERDVPEGDESVLTVLPHRGLPGGTPEEVAEAFAVDYPDVDYPSAAVVSTETADDDSADAYVLSEAAGLVGHAEAFVEAVIETREAIPDDTALMLSGVATPRNVATLVYAGVDLVDRDRAVVRGTQGRYLTTDDAYFLEDLDELPCSCPACRQPREEFDRQDCVDHNVNALEAELARVRRRIRDGRLRDYVEGQARQDQWLTATMRRLDQQYAYLERHTPIYRREEITAATEDTMRRVEIQRFAQRVTERYRPRFDEQPLVIVPCSARKPYSDSQSHEQYHRAIQFRGHMASMTSPIGVVPQELELTYPAQHYDSVVTGQWSANEIEFVADVLERYLDGTDYPEVIVHVPGEGYREICERVEERLDQSFTYTVEDHPTTADSLANLAGALEGYPKYRKRERQHNTLRAVADYQFGAGAGDEIFGDTLTAEGTYPQLRAHGERTDGSQGEQLAALTQQYGVLGLTIAGARQWVDSDVSVKRVAIDDFVPHGSVLAPGVVEADDEIRVGDEVVIEGPSAFGVGRATMPGPAMDEATRGIACQVRHVEEQ; encoded by the coding sequence ATGACCGAGTACTTCGAGGTTCACGAGCGCGACGGCGCGGCGCGGCTGGCCGAGTTGCGGCTGGCCGATCCGGTCACGACGCCCGCGGTCGTGGACGACCACCTCGCGGACGCCGGGAGCCTCTGGCCGACGGAGCGAGACGTGCCGGAGGGCGACGAGAGCGTCCTCACCGTCCTCCCGCACCGCGGCCTCCCCGGCGGCACGCCCGAGGAGGTCGCCGAGGCGTTCGCCGTCGACTATCCTGACGTGGACTATCCGAGCGCCGCCGTCGTCTCGACGGAGACGGCCGACGACGACAGCGCCGACGCGTACGTCCTCTCGGAGGCCGCCGGGCTCGTCGGCCACGCCGAAGCGTTCGTCGAGGCCGTGATCGAGACGCGCGAAGCGATACCGGACGACACCGCCCTGATGCTGTCCGGCGTCGCGACGCCGCGCAACGTCGCCACGCTGGTCTACGCTGGCGTCGACCTCGTCGACCGGGACCGGGCCGTCGTCCGGGGGACACAGGGCCGATACCTGACGACCGACGACGCCTACTTCCTGGAAGACCTCGACGAACTGCCCTGCTCGTGTCCGGCCTGCCGGCAGCCCCGCGAGGAGTTCGACCGCCAGGACTGTGTCGACCACAACGTCAACGCACTGGAAGCGGAGCTGGCACGGGTCCGTCGCCGGATACGAGACGGCCGGCTGCGTGACTACGTCGAGGGCCAGGCCCGCCAGGACCAGTGGCTGACGGCGACGATGCGACGGCTCGACCAGCAGTACGCCTACCTCGAACGCCACACGCCGATCTACCGACGCGAGGAGATCACCGCCGCGACCGAAGACACCATGCGCCGGGTCGAGATCCAGCGGTTCGCACAGCGGGTCACCGAACGCTACCGGCCCCGCTTCGACGAGCAGCCCCTCGTCATCGTCCCCTGCTCGGCGCGCAAGCCCTACAGCGACTCACAGAGCCACGAGCAGTACCACCGGGCGATCCAGTTCCGGGGCCACATGGCGTCGATGACCTCGCCGATCGGCGTCGTCCCACAGGAGCTGGAGCTCACCTATCCGGCCCAGCACTACGACTCCGTCGTGACCGGGCAGTGGAGCGCCAACGAGATCGAGTTCGTGGCCGACGTGCTCGAACGCTATCTCGACGGCACCGACTACCCCGAAGTGATCGTCCACGTCCCCGGCGAGGGGTACCGCGAGATCTGCGAGCGCGTCGAGGAGCGCCTCGACCAGTCCTTTACCTACACCGTCGAAGACCACCCGACGACGGCGGACTCGCTGGCGAATCTCGCCGGGGCACTGGAGGGGTACCCGAAGTACCGCAAGCGCGAGCGCCAGCACAACACGCTCCGGGCAGTGGCAGACTACCAGTTCGGGGCCGGTGCGGGCGACGAGATCTTCGGCGACACGCTGACCGCGGAAGGGACGTACCCCCAGCTACGGGCCCACGGCGAACGGACCGACGGCAGCCAGGGCGAACAGCTGGCGGCGCTGACCCAGCAGTACGGCGTCCTCGGACTGACGATCGCGGGAGCGCGACAGTGGGTCGACTCGGACGTGTCGGTAAAGCGCGTCGCGATCGACGACTTCGTGCCACACGGCTCCGTGCTCGCGCCGGGCGTCGTGGAGGCCGACGACGAGATCCGCGTCGGCGACGAGGTCGTGATCGAAGGCCCGTCGGCCTTCGGCGTCGGCCGCGCGACGATGCCCGGTCCGGCGATGGACGAGGCCACTCGCGGGATCGCCTGCCAGGTGCGCCACGTCGAAGAACAGTAG
- a CDS encoding SprT-like domain-containing protein: protein MDAPVEFDAIDDHDDLIAWSRAYCKHARREWLVDVRLDLVEWTVSTRARRRAAAVRHPQIDDATADEALDWDAVPAADGRPLACTLSLTWDAFREFSQAEWASTLRHELIHVEQYQHCGTTGHGAAFRRRAETLDTEVHCRTFADARWTFQCRTCGTVVARRYRDCPFVREYDRYRSDCCGDRLRRVERTT, encoded by the coding sequence ATGGACGCGCCGGTCGAGTTCGACGCGATCGACGATCACGACGACCTGATCGCGTGGTCCCGTGCCTACTGTAAGCACGCCCGTCGCGAGTGGCTCGTGGACGTGCGCCTCGACCTCGTCGAGTGGACGGTCTCGACGCGGGCCCGCCGCCGTGCCGCCGCGGTCAGACACCCCCAGATCGACGACGCCACCGCCGACGAGGCCCTGGACTGGGACGCCGTCCCCGCTGCCGACGGCAGACCACTCGCCTGTACGCTGTCGCTGACCTGGGACGCGTTCCGCGAGTTCTCGCAGGCGGAGTGGGCGTCGACGCTGCGCCACGAACTGATCCACGTCGAACAGTACCAACACTGCGGCACGACCGGCCACGGCGCGGCGTTCCGGCGTCGCGCCGAGACACTCGACACCGAGGTCCACTGCCGGACGTTCGCCGACGCGCGCTGGACCTTCCAGTGTCGAACCTGTGGCACCGTCGTCGCCCGACGCTACCGAGACTGCCCGTTCGTCCGCGAGTACGACCGCTACCGCTCGGACTGCTGTGGCGACCGACTCCGACGCGTCGAACGGACGACGTGA
- a CDS encoding type II toxin-antitoxin system VapC family toxin, translated as MTVFVDTGVVYAEQDHSASRHDVAAAALEAVQDGAFGQPYVSDYVYDEAVMLTLQRSGDHERAVHVGKRIRGDGYPSEFSMLDVESPQFDEAVEIFERYDDQRLSFTDATTVALVRSHDIDHVLAFDDDFDGLVDRLAPATVAERNP; from the coding sequence ATGACCGTCTTCGTCGATACTGGCGTCGTCTACGCGGAGCAGGATCACTCGGCATCTCGCCACGACGTCGCCGCCGCAGCGCTCGAAGCAGTGCAAGACGGGGCCTTCGGACAGCCGTACGTCAGCGACTACGTCTACGACGAGGCAGTGATGTTGACGCTACAGCGAAGCGGCGATCACGAGCGAGCAGTCCACGTCGGGAAGCGGATTCGAGGCGACGGCTACCCGAGCGAGTTCTCGATGCTCGATGTCGAATCACCGCAGTTCGACGAGGCCGTGGAGATCTTCGAACGGTACGACGACCAGCGCCTCAGTTTCACGGACGCGACGACGGTCGCGCTGGTCCGGTCTCACGACATCGACCACGTCCTCGCGTTCGACGACGATTTCGACGGTCTCGTCGATCGCCTCGCTCCGGCCACCGTCGCGGAACGCAACCCTTAG
- the tgtA gene encoding tRNA guanosine(15) transglycosylase TgtA: MRDHFEVGRYDAAGRLGELTVPRAGVTVETPALLPVVNPHVQTIEPSTLASEFGAEILITNSYILHQSDDLREPAEEQGLHELLDFPGAIMTDSGSFQLAEYGEIDVTTEEILAFQQEIGSDIGTPVDIPTPPDVARERAESELATTQERLEIADGVDTGEMLTTAPIQGSTYPDLRERAAEHAHGTDLDVFPVGAVVPLMNEYRYDDLADVVAACKRGLGEDAPVHLFGAGHPMMFAMAVALGCDLFDSAAYALYARDGRYLTVRGTEHLDDMEYFPCSCPVCVEYEPADLRAMDDQRGEDLLARHNLHVTYGEIRTIKQAIRDGDLMELVDSRARAHPTMLDGYRTLLDHAEQLETTDRIAKDTVFHTSTESARRPEVVRHHQRLDRFDLSGSILLTEGERDEGYDESWQVTPPFGPYPREMSDAYPFTAEVPERLAPQAYETAADGVARLAACNPGATFTLAHFEWPESALARVPDSVTVRHLGED, from the coding sequence ATGCGAGACCACTTCGAAGTCGGCCGGTACGACGCGGCCGGCCGCCTGGGCGAGCTGACGGTGCCCCGGGCCGGCGTCACCGTCGAGACGCCCGCACTCCTGCCCGTCGTCAACCCCCACGTCCAGACGATCGAGCCGTCCACGCTGGCGTCGGAGTTTGGCGCGGAGATCCTCATCACGAACAGCTACATCCTCCACCAGAGCGACGATCTCCGCGAGCCCGCCGAGGAGCAGGGCCTCCACGAACTGCTCGACTTCCCGGGGGCGATCATGACCGACTCCGGCTCCTTCCAGCTGGCCGAGTACGGCGAGATCGACGTGACGACGGAGGAGATCCTGGCCTTCCAGCAGGAGATCGGGAGCGATATCGGGACGCCCGTCGACATCCCGACGCCGCCGGACGTGGCGCGCGAGCGAGCCGAATCGGAGCTGGCGACGACCCAGGAGCGCCTGGAGATCGCCGACGGCGTCGACACCGGCGAGATGCTCACGACCGCGCCGATCCAGGGCTCGACCTATCCCGACCTGCGCGAGCGAGCGGCCGAGCACGCACACGGGACCGACCTCGACGTGTTCCCGGTCGGCGCAGTCGTCCCGCTGATGAACGAATACCGCTACGACGACCTCGCGGACGTGGTCGCGGCCTGCAAGCGCGGGCTCGGCGAGGACGCGCCGGTCCACCTGTTCGGGGCCGGCCATCCCATGATGTTCGCGATGGCCGTCGCGCTTGGCTGTGACCTGTTCGACTCGGCGGCGTACGCGCTGTACGCTCGTGACGGCCGGTACCTCACCGTCCGCGGCACCGAGCACCTCGATGACATGGAGTACTTCCCCTGCTCGTGTCCCGTCTGCGTCGAGTACGAGCCCGCCGACCTCCGGGCGATGGACGACCAGCGCGGCGAGGACCTGCTGGCTCGCCACAACCTCCACGTCACCTACGGCGAGATCCGGACGATCAAGCAGGCGATCAGGGACGGCGACCTCATGGAACTGGTCGACTCGCGGGCCCGTGCCCACCCGACGATGCTCGACGGCTATCGGACCCTGCTGGACCACGCCGAGCAGCTGGAAACGACCGACCGGATCGCCAAGGACACCGTCTTCCACACGTCGACGGAGAGCGCGCGCCGCCCCGAGGTCGTGCGCCACCACCAGCGTCTCGACCGCTTCGACCTGTCGGGCTCGATCCTGCTGACCGAGGGCGAGCGCGACGAGGGATACGACGAGAGCTGGCAGGTGACGCCCCCCTTCGGCCCCTATCCCAGAGAGATGAGCGACGCCTATCCCTTCACCGCCGAGGTCCCCGAGCGACTCGCTCCACAGGCCTACGAGACCGCCGCCGACGGCGTTGCCCGCCTCGCCGCGTGCAACCCCGGCGCGACGTTCACGCTCGCCCACTTCGAGTGGCCCGAGAGCGCGCTGGCTCGCGTGCCCGACTCGGTGACGGTCCGCCACCTCGGCGAGGACTGA
- a CDS encoding antitoxin VapB family protein: MSTIRVSDDVKERLRDLKRDDESFNDLLDRLSRSEKDVEAIAESLSDINNGDLGERMDDAHDELSESLEEREHE, translated from the coding sequence ATGAGCACCATTCGAGTCAGCGACGACGTGAAGGAACGGCTCCGTGACCTGAAGCGGGACGACGAGAGTTTCAACGACCTGCTGGACCGTCTGAGCCGGAGCGAGAAGGACGTGGAGGCGATTGCAGAGTCACTCAGCGACATCAACAACGGCGACCTCGGTGAGCGCATGGACGACGCACACGACGAGCTAAGCGAATCGCTCGAAGAGCGGGAGCACGAATGA
- a CDS encoding SDR family oxidoreductase: MRILVTGGAGFIGGHIAERFVVDGHDVVALDNLDPFYDVDIKQHTVEQCREHAASGDGSYELVEGDVRDADLVAELVADADYVYHQAAQAGVRQSVENPRKYDEVNVDGTLNLLDAARETGLERFVMASSSSVYGKPRYLPYDEEHPTTPVSPYGASKLAAERYVCAYSEVYDLSAVALRYFTVYGPRMRPNMAISNFVSRCLDGRSPIVYGDGSQTRDFTFIEDVVEANVALLDTDAADGEAINVGSTDNIEIETLAQEIRDQLAPELDLVYEERHDADAEHTHASTERAAELLGYEPEYTIREGVSAFIDWYRENREWYEPLVRNS, from the coding sequence ATGAGGATTCTCGTCACCGGCGGTGCGGGGTTCATCGGCGGTCACATCGCCGAGCGGTTCGTCGTCGACGGCCACGACGTGGTCGCGCTGGACAACCTCGATCCGTTCTACGACGTGGACATCAAACAGCACACGGTCGAGCAGTGTCGCGAGCACGCGGCGTCGGGCGACGGTAGCTACGAACTGGTCGAGGGCGACGTGCGCGACGCCGACCTCGTCGCCGAGCTGGTCGCCGACGCCGATTACGTCTACCACCAGGCCGCACAGGCCGGCGTCCGTCAGAGCGTCGAGAACCCGCGCAAGTACGACGAGGTCAACGTCGACGGAACGCTGAACTTACTGGACGCTGCCCGCGAGACCGGCCTCGAGCGGTTCGTGATGGCGTCCTCGTCGTCGGTGTACGGCAAGCCGCGGTACCTGCCCTACGACGAGGAACACCCGACGACGCCGGTCAGTCCCTACGGGGCGTCAAAGCTCGCGGCCGAACGGTACGTCTGTGCCTACAGCGAGGTGTACGACCTGTCGGCGGTCGCGCTGCGCTATTTCACCGTCTACGGGCCGCGGATGCGCCCGAACATGGCGATCTCGAACTTCGTCTCTCGCTGTCTCGACGGCCGCTCTCCCATCGTCTACGGCGACGGGAGCCAGACGAGAGACTTCACCTTCATCGAGGACGTGGTCGAGGCGAACGTCGCACTGCTCGACACCGACGCGGCCGACGGCGAGGCGATCAACGTCGGCTCGACGGACAACATCGAGATCGAGACGCTGGCCCAGGAGATCCGCGACCAGCTCGCCCCGGAGCTGGATCTGGTCTACGAGGAGCGCCACGACGCCGACGCCGAGCACACCCACGCCAGCACCGAGCGGGCCGCGGAGCTGCTGGGCTACGAGCCGGAGTACACGATCCGTGAGGGCGTCTCGGCCTTCATCGACTGGTACCGCGAGAACCGCGAGTGGTACGAGCCGCTGGTCCGCAACTCCTGA
- the aglF gene encoding UTP--glucose-1-phosphate uridylyltransferase AglF gives MKAVVLAAGEGTRLRPLTEDKPKGMVEVAGKPILTHCFEQLIELGADELLVVVGYKKQVIINHFEDEFEGVPITYAHQREQNGLAHALLTVEEHIDDDFMLMLGDNIFQANLQDVINRQREERADAAFLVEEVPWDEASRYGVCDTNKYGEIEEVVEKPAEPPSNLVMTGFYTFTPAIFHACHLVQPSNRDEYEISDAIDLLLHSGRTIDAIRMDGWRTDIGYPEDRDAAEERLTGGAETNDGDEADDGDAVQAVDGAE, from the coding sequence ATGAAAGCTGTCGTCCTCGCCGCCGGGGAAGGCACCCGGCTCCGCCCGCTGACCGAAGACAAGCCCAAAGGAATGGTCGAAGTCGCCGGCAAGCCGATTCTCACTCACTGCTTCGAGCAACTGATCGAGCTCGGTGCCGACGAACTGCTCGTCGTCGTCGGCTACAAGAAACAGGTCATCATCAACCACTTCGAGGACGAGTTCGAGGGCGTCCCGATCACGTACGCCCACCAGCGCGAACAGAACGGGCTGGCCCACGCCCTGCTGACCGTCGAGGAGCACATCGACGACGACTTCATGCTGATGCTCGGCGACAACATCTTCCAGGCGAACCTCCAGGACGTGATCAATCGCCAGCGCGAAGAGCGAGCCGACGCCGCCTTCCTCGTCGAGGAAGTGCCGTGGGACGAAGCCTCTCGCTACGGAGTCTGTGACACCAACAAGTACGGCGAGATCGAGGAAGTCGTCGAGAAGCCAGCGGAGCCACCGTCGAACCTCGTGATGACCGGGTTCTACACGTTCACACCGGCGATCTTCCACGCGTGTCACCTCGTCCAGCCCTCCAACCGCGACGAGTACGAGATCAGCGACGCGATCGACCTCCTGTTGCACTCGGGGCGGACCATCGACGCCATCCGGATGGACGGCTGGCGCACCGACATCGGCTATCCCGAGGACAGAGACGCCGCGGAGGAACGGCTCACCGGCGGTGCCGAGACCAACGACGGTGACGAAGCCGACGACGGTGACGCCGTGCAGGCGGTCGACGGCGCGGAGTAG
- the aglM gene encoding UDP-glucose 6-dehydrogenase AglM: protein MKVSIVGSGYVGTTLAACLADLGHDVVNVDIDESIVAAINDGDAPIHEPGLAERIERHAGDRLRATTDYAAVRETDATFLALPTPANDDGSNDLSIMEAGARSLGEALPAGGDHLVIVKSTVIPGSTEAVVTPAIEQAGDLAVGEDFRIAMNPEFLRMGTAVADFTDPDKIVFGATDERAYETLDRIYEPLVEETGAPVVRTGLREAEMIKYANNSFLATKVSLINELGNICKEYGVDAYEVADAIGLDDRIGERFLRSGLGWGGSCFPKDVDALIAAAEDADYDPELLKAGVNVNDRQPERLLSLLDDHVDVAGKRIAVLGLSFKPGTDDVRGTRAIPVIEGLHERGADVVAYDPVAVESFREYAPDVAVSAADAAADALAGAHGAVVVTDWDEFAALDDEFDEMADPVVVDGRHVVERRDGITYEGLTW from the coding sequence ATGAAGGTAAGTATCGTCGGCAGCGGGTACGTCGGGACGACGCTCGCGGCCTGTCTGGCCGACCTCGGACACGACGTGGTCAACGTCGACATCGACGAGTCGATCGTCGCCGCGATCAACGACGGCGACGCGCCGATCCACGAGCCCGGTCTGGCAGAGCGCATCGAGCGCCACGCGGGCGACCGCCTGCGGGCGACGACCGACTACGCGGCCGTCCGCGAGACCGACGCGACGTTCCTCGCGCTGCCGACTCCCGCAAACGACGACGGGAGCAACGATCTCTCGATCATGGAAGCGGGCGCGCGCTCGCTGGGCGAGGCGCTCCCGGCGGGCGGCGACCACCTCGTGATCGTCAAGAGCACGGTGATCCCGGGCAGCACCGAAGCGGTCGTCACACCGGCAATCGAGCAGGCCGGCGACCTCGCGGTCGGCGAGGACTTCCGGATCGCGATGAACCCCGAGTTCCTCCGGATGGGGACCGCCGTCGCGGACTTCACGGACCCGGACAAGATCGTCTTCGGTGCGACCGACGAGCGGGCCTACGAGACGCTCGATCGGATCTACGAGCCACTGGTCGAGGAGACCGGGGCCCCGGTCGTCCGCACCGGCCTCCGTGAGGCCGAGATGATCAAGTACGCCAACAACTCCTTCCTCGCGACGAAGGTGAGCCTCATCAACGAACTCGGGAACATCTGCAAGGAGTACGGCGTCGACGCCTACGAGGTCGCGGACGCGATCGGGCTCGACGACCGCATCGGCGAGCGGTTCCTCCGGTCGGGGCTGGGGTGGGGGGGTAGCTGCTTCCCGAAAGACGTCGACGCACTCATCGCGGCCGCGGAAGACGCCGACTACGACCCGGAACTCCTGAAGGCCGGCGTGAACGTCAACGACCGCCAGCCAGAACGGCTCCTCTCCTTGCTCGACGACCACGTCGACGTGGCGGGCAAACGGATCGCCGTGCTGGGACTGTCCTTCAAGCCCGGCACGGACGACGTACGCGGGACGCGTGCGATCCCGGTCATCGAGGGGCTCCACGAGCGAGGTGCCGACGTGGTCGCCTACGATCCCGTCGCCGTCGAGAGCTTCCGGGAGTACGCGCCGGACGTGGCCGTTAGCGCCGCCGACGCCGCGGCGGATGCCCTGGCGGGAGCCCACGGCGCAGTCGTCGTCACCGACTGGGACGAGTTCGCGGCGCTCGACGACGAGTTCGACGAGATGGCGGATCCCGTCGTCGTCGACGGCCGCCACGTCGTCGAGCGACGCGACGGCATCACCTACGAAGGCCTGACCTGGTGA
- a CDS encoding Nif3-like dinuclear metal center hexameric protein, which yields MELQTLTDRLDERLDTAAYADLDASPNGLQVETRSTEIEHVAVAVDAAEATVEAAADAGADLLITHHGIVWGGMERLTGTHYRRMAPLIEHGMGLYVSHLPLDGHPELGNAARLADLLELDDRTPFGEVGPEYIGQRGRAASSFTAEALRSSLADELDTAGQPVQVLDFGPDEIEDIAIVTGSGSDWIGEAAEAGVDALVTGEGKQKAYHEAREAGLTVVLAGHYATETVGVRSLAAVLEAWGLTTTYIDHPTGL from the coding sequence ATGGAACTGCAGACACTCACGGATCGACTGGACGAGCGACTCGACACGGCGGCCTACGCCGATCTGGACGCGAGCCCGAACGGGCTCCAGGTCGAGACCCGCTCGACCGAGATCGAGCACGTCGCCGTCGCCGTCGACGCCGCCGAGGCGACCGTCGAGGCGGCCGCCGACGCCGGGGCCGATCTCCTGATCACGCACCACGGCATCGTCTGGGGCGGGATGGAGCGACTGACCGGGACCCACTACCGTCGGATGGCTCCCCTGATCGAGCACGGCATGGGGCTGTACGTCTCTCACCTCCCGCTCGACGGCCATCCGGAACTGGGCAACGCCGCCCGACTCGCAGACCTGCTCGAACTGGACGATCGGACTCCCTTCGGCGAGGTCGGACCGGAGTATATCGGCCAGCGCGGACGGGCAGCCAGCAGCTTCACCGCCGAGGCCCTCCGGTCGTCGCTAGCCGACGAACTCGACACCGCCGGCCAGCCCGTGCAGGTGCTCGACTTCGGCCCCGACGAGATCGAGGACATCGCGATCGTCACCGGGAGCGGCAGCGACTGGATCGGCGAAGCCGCCGAGGCTGGCGTGGACGCGCTCGTGACCGGCGAAGGCAAACAGAAAGCCTACCACGAGGCCCGCGAGGCGGGGCTGACGGTCGTCCTCGCCGGCCACTACGCCACGGAGACCGTCGGCGTCCGGTCCCTCGCCGCGGTGCTCGAAGCGTGGGGCCTGACCACGACCTACATCGATCACCCGACCGGACTGTAG